The Kiritimatiellia bacterium genome window below encodes:
- a CDS encoding TolC family protein has protein sequence MISCRSVTYTRITSFSRHTPIMKFACLIGFAHWFLATASLRAETARAVGWEEFCLEVAARNAALEAARERAEQARRLVDEAAARFWPSLSVSADRSRSESDGGTTDRTSAGLSAQYALYAGGSDRARWLQARANADVSEAELAAARSLVGAEARSAFVRLLFAQERAALAEKISERRRQNFELVRLRFEAGAENKGSLLRVEAALRRAEAEVREAKRDIPVRQRELSALAGYDDPVAWVAVGSLEAPEPPDESDWGPLVRSVPAVRAAAARAEAASAAAALARGERRPEISLQANLQREGEGDRLDQEGWSIGAAVSIPLFTGGGLPARYAAAEAAARAARAEADQALRTAAAELERARADLMNALDQVEVLRAFRAAAEIRAEIARAQYANGLLSFQTWDQIEDELIQSEQNLLAQLRDAALAAAEWDRARGVSPLPEAP, from the coding sequence ATGATCTCCTGCCGAAGTGTGACGTACACGCGAATCACCTCATTCTCACGGCACACCCCCATCATGAAATTCGCCTGTCTCATCGGTTTTGCTCATTGGTTCCTGGCTACAGCGAGTTTGCGGGCAGAAACGGCGAGGGCTGTTGGATGGGAGGAGTTTTGCCTCGAAGTGGCCGCGCGCAATGCCGCACTTGAGGCCGCGCGCGAGCGGGCTGAACAAGCGCGGCGGTTGGTGGACGAGGCAGCCGCCAGATTCTGGCCCTCCCTGTCCGTCTCAGCAGACCGAAGCCGCTCAGAGTCCGACGGCGGAACGACGGACCGGACTTCTGCAGGACTCTCCGCGCAATACGCCCTCTATGCCGGCGGCTCGGACCGGGCCCGATGGCTGCAGGCCCGCGCGAATGCGGATGTCTCCGAGGCTGAGCTCGCGGCGGCGCGATCGCTGGTGGGCGCCGAGGCGCGAAGCGCATTCGTCCGTCTGCTCTTCGCCCAAGAACGCGCGGCGCTGGCCGAAAAAATTTCCGAACGCCGGCGGCAAAACTTCGAACTCGTCCGGCTGCGCTTCGAGGCCGGAGCTGAAAACAAGGGTTCCCTACTTCGTGTCGAAGCCGCGCTGCGCAGGGCCGAAGCCGAGGTGCGCGAAGCGAAGCGCGACATTCCGGTTCGCCAGCGCGAACTTTCGGCCCTCGCCGGGTACGATGACCCCGTGGCATGGGTGGCCGTTGGGAGTCTCGAAGCGCCGGAGCCACCGGACGAGTCGGATTGGGGGCCGCTTGTCCGCTCGGTGCCCGCGGTGCGCGCGGCGGCCGCCCGCGCGGAAGCGGCTAGCGCCGCGGCGGCCCTTGCTCGTGGCGAACGTAGGCCGGAAATTTCGCTGCAGGCGAATCTTCAACGCGAGGGAGAGGGCGACCGCCTCGACCAGGAGGGCTGGAGCATCGGCGCCGCGGTGTCGATCCCTTTGTTTACCGGCGGCGGTCTGCCGGCGCGCTACGCTGCCGCGGAGGCGGCCGCTCGAGCCGCTCGGGCCGAGGCGGATCAGGCACTACGAACGGCTGCCGCCGAGCTCGAACGCGCACGCGCCGACCTCATGAATGCCCTTGACCAGGTCGAGGTCCTGCGAGCATTCCGTGCGGCTGCGGAAATCCGCGCGGAAATTGCGCGCGCCCAGTATGCCAACGGGTTGTTGAGTTTCCAAACGTGGGACCAGATTGAGGATGAACTCATTCAGAGCGAACAAAACCTGCTCGCGCAACTCCGCGACGCGGCCTTGGCCGCCGCGGAGTGGGATCGCGCGCGCGGTGTTTCGCCCCTCCCGGAGGCTCCATGA
- a CDS encoding ABC transporter permease, whose amino-acid sequence MIELSNVSKTYRMGDAQVHALRGVSLRIEPGEFVAIMGPSGSGKSTLLHILGLLDVPDSGSYRLQGREVSALGDDELARIRNEEFGFVFQQFNLLPRATALENAAMPLLYSRMVADSSRPRALLERVGLADRLHHRPNQLSGGQQQRVAIARALANRPRVIFADEPTGNLDSASAHDLMRLLSRLNEEGLTLVLVTHERDIADYANRIIHMRDGAIQSEERRLGLRPFAEAPHSVEKPEAEPVRHLPGRAMITYARLAGRALWTHKVRSFLSMLGILIGVASVIAMLGIGAGAKEAIRRQFSHLGSNVLIVRPSAWHTGAVRLQAGQVSRLTPEDARAIAERVPGVRYVSATVSTRAQAEFGARNWNTEVTGVEPDHQFIRAMHPTVGRYVTDEDLRTRSRVAVVGRTVVRELFQGRNPVGEDIRIDRILFKVVGVLPEKGSSPWRDRDDVIIIPLTTAMFRLAGRETVDAIEMEIADASLIPRAQREAVALLRARLKTPPHSADPVQVQNMAEMLAALTETSRTMSMLLASIAAISLVVGGIGIMNIMLVSVTERVREIGIRKAVGARRLDILGQFLVEAVTTSLVGGTLGIGLGAAIAMVLSHAFGWAIAITGGAVALAFGCSAATGLIFGLWPARKAALLNPIDALRYE is encoded by the coding sequence GTGATCGAGTTGTCTAATGTCAGCAAGACGTACCGGATGGGAGATGCGCAGGTGCATGCGTTGCGCGGCGTTTCGCTGCGGATCGAACCGGGAGAATTTGTGGCGATCATGGGGCCATCCGGCTCAGGCAAGTCAACGCTGCTCCATATCCTCGGGCTGCTGGATGTTCCCGATTCCGGGTCCTATCGCCTCCAAGGTCGCGAAGTGTCTGCGCTCGGCGACGATGAACTCGCCAGGATCCGCAATGAGGAATTCGGCTTCGTGTTCCAACAGTTCAACCTTCTGCCACGCGCCACCGCGCTCGAAAACGCCGCGATGCCGCTGCTGTACAGCCGAATGGTCGCCGATTCGAGCCGTCCCCGCGCTTTGCTTGAGCGAGTGGGCTTGGCCGACCGACTCCATCACAGGCCCAACCAGCTCTCGGGCGGCCAGCAACAGCGAGTCGCGATCGCGCGCGCATTGGCCAACCGCCCGCGAGTAATCTTCGCAGACGAGCCTACCGGCAACCTCGATTCCGCCAGCGCGCACGACCTCATGAGGCTGCTCTCGCGCCTAAACGAGGAAGGGCTCACGCTGGTCTTGGTCACGCACGAACGGGACATTGCCGACTACGCAAACCGCATCATCCATATGCGGGACGGCGCCATCCAGAGCGAGGAACGTCGATTGGGCCTTCGGCCCTTTGCCGAAGCGCCCCACTCCGTTGAAAAGCCGGAGGCCGAACCCGTCCGGCACTTGCCGGGCCGGGCGATGATAACCTACGCTCGCCTCGCCGGACGCGCTCTTTGGACGCACAAGGTGCGTTCTTTCCTCTCAATGCTTGGCATCCTCATCGGAGTGGCTTCCGTGATCGCAATGCTCGGGATCGGCGCGGGCGCAAAAGAGGCGATCCGTCGTCAGTTTTCGCACCTGGGGTCGAATGTGCTCATCGTGCGACCCAGTGCGTGGCATACAGGTGCCGTGCGGCTGCAGGCGGGGCAGGTCAGTCGACTCACTCCAGAAGATGCACGGGCGATCGCCGAACGTGTGCCCGGTGTGCGCTATGTGTCCGCCACCGTATCCACCCGCGCGCAGGCAGAGTTTGGCGCTCGCAACTGGAATACCGAGGTCACCGGCGTCGAGCCCGACCACCAGTTCATCCGCGCAATGCATCCGACCGTCGGCAGGTATGTGACAGACGAGGATCTGCGCACCCGCTCGCGCGTCGCCGTTGTGGGGCGCACCGTCGTTAGGGAGCTCTTTCAGGGCCGAAATCCGGTAGGTGAGGACATTCGGATCGACCGCATCCTGTTCAAGGTCGTTGGCGTGTTGCCCGAAAAAGGATCCTCGCCCTGGCGTGACCGGGATGATGTCATTATCATCCCGCTGACGACCGCAATGTTCCGTCTGGCAGGCCGTGAGACGGTCGACGCAATCGAGATGGAAATCGCCGACGCCTCGCTGATCCCGCGCGCTCAACGGGAGGCCGTTGCGCTGCTTCGGGCGAGGCTGAAGACGCCCCCGCACTCCGCTGATCCTGTTCAGGTCCAGAATATGGCAGAGATGCTCGCCGCGTTGACTGAGACAAGTCGGACGATGTCGATGCTCCTGGCTTCAATAGCGGCGATCTCGCTGGTGGTGGGAGGGATCGGCATCATGAACATCATGTTGGTCTCCGTCACGGAGAGGGTCCGCGAGATCGGAATCCGCAAGGCGGTCGGCGCGCGCCGGCTCGACATTCTGGGGCAGTTTCTGGTGGAGGCCGTCACGACAAGCTTGGTGGGCGGGACACTTGGAATAGGGCTGGGCGCGGCAATCGCGATGGTCCTTTCACATGCGTTCGGATGGGCGATCGCGATTACCGGCGGAGCCGTAGCGCTCGCATTTGGTTGCTCCGCGGCGACAGGCCTGATTTTCGGCCTCTGGCCCGCGCGCAAGGCCGCGCTGCTCAACCCGATCGACGCCCTGCGATACGAGTGA
- a CDS encoding efflux RND transporter periplasmic adaptor subunit: MKRIIGWIALAALGLTAVWGWLRMRTNPESETPMREIAVERGSIRQTVVATGTVEPRNRVELGSPIAGRVEDVLVREGDTVSRGQVLAWVSSTERATLLDAARARGPEELARWQSLFNPTPVIAPLDGSIIARLLEPGQNSAPDKPILVLADRLLIRAQVDETDLARVAPGIRAEVRLDAYPDHAFTGRVEHISYESRVVNNVTFYNAEIVSDELPEFVRSGMSAAITFILQETNSVLTLPLEAIRRTGDRTMVWLPADTPHGAPREREILTGLDDGRRVEIRSGLAEGDRVLAPDLRLSPAGAQKTSPFLPFGGRRRL; the protein is encoded by the coding sequence ATGAAACGCATCATTGGGTGGATCGCTTTGGCGGCCCTCGGTTTGACCGCCGTCTGGGGCTGGTTGCGAATGCGCACAAACCCGGAATCGGAGACGCCGATGCGGGAAATCGCGGTCGAACGAGGCTCCATCCGCCAGACGGTTGTCGCCACGGGCACGGTAGAGCCGCGGAATCGCGTCGAATTGGGCTCGCCCATCGCCGGTCGCGTTGAAGACGTCCTAGTCCGCGAGGGCGACACCGTTTCGCGGGGTCAGGTTCTCGCATGGGTCAGCTCGACGGAGCGCGCCACCCTGTTGGATGCGGCCCGTGCACGCGGACCAGAGGAGCTGGCTCGCTGGCAGTCGCTGTTCAATCCAACCCCCGTCATCGCACCGCTTGACGGCTCTATAATCGCGCGTCTGCTTGAGCCCGGCCAGAACTCCGCTCCGGACAAGCCCATCCTCGTGCTGGCGGACCGGCTCCTCATCCGCGCCCAGGTTGATGAAACGGATTTGGCCCGGGTCGCTCCGGGCATCCGCGCAGAGGTGCGGCTCGACGCCTACCCGGATCACGCCTTCACCGGCCGTGTAGAGCATATTTCCTATGAATCGCGGGTCGTGAACAACGTCACGTTCTACAACGCCGAAATCGTTTCGGACGAGCTGCCGGAATTCGTCCGCAGCGGAATGTCCGCTGCAATTACTTTCATCCTACAGGAAACGAACAGCGTGCTCACGCTGCCGCTCGAGGCCATCCGCCGAACTGGCGACCGAACAATGGTTTGGCTTCCGGCCGACACTCCGCACGGCGCCCCGAGGGAGCGGGAGATCTTAACGGGCCTCGACGACGGGCGGCGTGTCGAAATCCGTTCAGGGCTCGCCGAGGGCGACCGGGTGCTGGCGCCCGATCTTCGGCTCTCCCCGGCCGGCGCTCAGAAGACATCGCCGTTCCTGCCGTTTGGCGGACGGAGGCGGCTATGA
- a CDS encoding LL-diaminopimelate aminotransferase yields the protein MDIQSLFAERIGGARFGTTNEIYKFEKIKRAKAAARAARPHVELLDFGVGEPDQMAPAAIREALKQAVDDPANRGYADNGIREFKVAAAEYMRKFFGVADLDPDTEINHSIGSKAALAMLPLCFVNPGDVVFQTVPGYPVMATHARYLGGEVVKLPLKRENSFFPDLGSIDPSVAARAKLFYVNYPNNPTGAAATEAFFDELIAFAQRYNVLIVQDAAYATLVYGKRLSILGRPGGKEVALELHSMSKSYNMTGWRLGFVAGNARAVRAFAEVKDNCDSGQFKAIQIAACAGIADIALSEQIREHYRRRLEKLVDVLRRVGFEAEMPGGTFYLYVPAPVAAGDTRFASAEDASQYLIREWSVSTVPWDDVGAYLRFSATFEARDRADEDRVLAELEDRLRRAELRFDRRGF from the coding sequence ATGGACATTCAAAGCCTGTTTGCTGAACGAATTGGCGGCGCCCGATTCGGAACCACGAACGAGATTTACAAGTTTGAGAAGATCAAGCGCGCCAAAGCGGCGGCCCGCGCCGCGAGACCGCATGTCGAGCTCCTCGATTTCGGCGTCGGCGAGCCGGACCAGATGGCCCCCGCCGCCATTCGCGAGGCGCTCAAACAAGCCGTCGACGACCCCGCGAACCGGGGCTATGCGGACAACGGCATCCGCGAATTCAAGGTCGCCGCGGCCGAATACATGCGTAAGTTTTTCGGCGTGGCTGATCTCGACCCCGATACGGAAATCAATCACAGCATCGGCTCGAAAGCCGCGCTGGCGATGCTTCCGCTGTGTTTCGTGAACCCCGGCGATGTCGTCTTTCAAACCGTGCCCGGTTACCCCGTCATGGCTACGCACGCCCGCTATCTCGGCGGCGAGGTCGTCAAGCTCCCGCTGAAAAGGGAAAATAGCTTCTTCCCAGATCTTGGATCGATCGATCCCTCAGTCGCCGCGCGTGCAAAGTTGTTTTATGTCAACTATCCAAACAATCCCACCGGCGCGGCGGCGACGGAGGCGTTCTTCGACGAGCTGATCGCATTCGCGCAGCGCTATAACGTGCTCATCGTGCAGGACGCGGCCTACGCCACGCTCGTGTACGGCAAGCGGCTCTCCATTCTGGGTCGGCCCGGCGGCAAGGAGGTTGCGCTCGAGCTGCACTCCATGAGCAAGAGCTACAACATGACCGGCTGGCGACTCGGGTTCGTCGCAGGCAACGCGCGGGCCGTCCGCGCCTTTGCGGAGGTCAAGGACAACTGCGATTCAGGCCAGTTCAAGGCCATACAGATTGCGGCCTGCGCGGGCATCGCCGACATCGCCCTGTCGGAGCAGATCCGCGAACATTACCGGAGGCGCCTCGAAAAACTCGTCGACGTCCTTCGACGGGTTGGTTTTGAAGCGGAGATGCCGGGAGGAACCTTTTACCTGTATGTGCCTGCACCCGTGGCGGCGGGCGACACGCGCTTCGCCTCCGCGGAAGATGCTTCGCAGTACCTCATTCGCGAATGGTCGGTCTCTACAGTCCCGTGGGACGATGTAGGCGCCTACCTGCGATTTTCCGCAACGTTTGAGGCGCGCGACCGCGCGGACGAGGACCGCGTACTCGCCGAGCTGGAAGATCGATTGCGCCGGGCGGAACTCCGATTCGACCGGCGCGGGTTTTGA
- a CDS encoding NAD+ synthase, translated as MNQFRIALAQINTTVGALSANANKILRTARIAAQHGAQLIVFPELALSGYPPEDLVLKRQFLEDTAREIERLVAELPPEPLVVLGAPRKGAERARNSAFLFQGGALLGIYDKLLLPNYGVFDEQRIFEPGDAPTVVVEASTGWRVGLHICEDSWVVSGPACRELAGRVHVVVNLSGSPYHRGKLLLREQILRAASASVGASLAYCNLVGGQDELVFDGASMVVDEGGVRARARQFEEDILYADLVPAAGSIVCKNGVEGLPSSVKTVSVALGKSGDGDSAPNGMPRLEPTMGDLEEVYSALALGLRDYTDKNGFREVVLGLSGGIDSALVATIAADALGPERVNAVTMPSRYSSLGTRQDAREVASNLGIRLIEQPIERLFQTFLEELTPLWPGRAPDITEENIQARIRGIIVMALSNKFGWLVLTTGNKSELATGYCTLYGDMAGGFALIKDVPKTLVFELARWRNARAGRPLIPESILTRPPSAELRENQTDQDTLPPYDVLDGIIERYVERDLSADAIVADGFDPDVVRRVIRMIDANEYKRRQGAPGVKITPKAFGRDRRLPITNLYRDRTSVVVPTPS; from the coding sequence GTGAATCAATTTCGTATCGCCCTAGCCCAAATCAATACAACAGTGGGCGCGCTGAGCGCGAATGCGAACAAAATTCTACGCACCGCGCGAATTGCCGCACAACACGGCGCGCAACTGATTGTTTTTCCGGAACTTGCGCTGAGCGGCTATCCGCCGGAAGACCTGGTCCTCAAACGCCAATTCCTGGAAGACACAGCGCGCGAGATTGAGCGGCTGGTCGCCGAGCTGCCGCCCGAGCCGCTCGTGGTGCTCGGTGCACCGCGTAAAGGGGCCGAGCGGGCCCGGAACAGTGCGTTTCTCTTTCAGGGAGGCGCGTTGCTGGGAATTTACGACAAGTTGTTGCTGCCGAACTACGGCGTGTTTGATGAACAGCGAATCTTCGAACCGGGCGATGCGCCGACCGTGGTGGTGGAGGCCTCGACGGGGTGGCGGGTGGGCCTTCACATTTGCGAGGATTCGTGGGTGGTTTCAGGCCCGGCGTGCCGGGAACTGGCCGGCCGGGTCCACGTGGTGGTCAACCTCTCGGGTTCGCCCTACCATCGGGGCAAGCTTCTCCTGCGCGAGCAGATTCTGCGCGCCGCGTCGGCTTCGGTTGGGGCGTCGCTGGCCTACTGTAACCTCGTGGGCGGGCAGGACGAGCTGGTTTTTGACGGAGCCAGCATGGTGGTGGACGAGGGCGGAGTCCGGGCGCGAGCGCGCCAGTTCGAGGAAGACATCCTATACGCTGACCTTGTCCCGGCCGCGGGTTCCATTGTCTGTAAAAATGGAGTGGAAGGGCTTCCATCGTCTGTAAAAACGGTATCCGTCGCACTGGGCAAAAGCGGGGACGGTGATTCGGCGCCGAACGGAATGCCCCGACTGGAGCCGACGATGGGCGATTTGGAAGAAGTGTATTCGGCCCTCGCGCTGGGCCTGCGGGATTATACGGACAAAAACGGCTTCCGCGAGGTGGTGCTCGGGCTTTCCGGCGGGATCGATTCGGCGTTGGTGGCGACAATCGCAGCGGATGCGCTTGGCCCGGAACGCGTGAATGCGGTGACGATGCCTTCTCGCTATTCGTCGCTCGGTACACGGCAAGATGCGCGGGAGGTCGCTTCAAACCTGGGCATCCGGCTCATCGAGCAGCCGATTGAACGACTCTTCCAGACCTTTCTCGAGGAGCTGACACCGTTGTGGCCCGGGCGGGCGCCGGACATCACCGAGGAGAACATTCAAGCCCGGATCCGCGGCATTATTGTGATGGCGCTTTCGAACAAATTCGGCTGGCTGGTCCTGACGACGGGAAACAAGAGCGAGCTGGCGACGGGTTACTGCACATTATACGGCGACATGGCAGGCGGTTTTGCATTAATCAAGGACGTTCCGAAGACGCTTGTCTTCGAGCTGGCGCGCTGGCGCAACGCGCGGGCTGGCCGGCCGCTCATTCCCGAGTCGATTCTCACGCGCCCGCCATCCGCGGAATTGCGGGAGAACCAGACCGACCAGGACACGCTGCCGCCCTACGACGTGCTCGACGGGATTATCGAACGATACGTCGAACGGGATCTGAGCGCGGATGCGATTGTTGCCGATGGGTTTGATCCGGACGTGGTCCGGCGCGTGATCCGGATGATCGACGCGAACGAGTACAAACGCCGGCAGGGTGCGCCCGGCGTGAAAATCACGCCCAAGGCCTTCGGCCGCGACCGGCGCTTGCCGATCACAAATCTGTACCGCGACCGAACCTCAGTCGTGGTGCCGACACCGTCCTGA
- a CDS encoding DUF4914 family protein, which produces MAKVDLGFDVPPEVRDILEACPSYTVARNQQELIELSVRDAVNGIHEVAYDVPGKGRVVEAWVCRVKNGISANYTEPYMRRRDPDCMVIADERPTDKPRFREEFGTTFESLRLETFAWLKTQELALFPFHAGGPQTGADALVVGPANAGFFAFGLAVLQGILESDKVPEGFNPRAIIYVAPPFRHTHFKGKQMVVHNRRSRIHELFSYNLYPGPSAKKGIYGVLLTLGEKENWVTAHCSTVQVITPYDNKVTIMHEGASGGGKSEMLEQVHRERDGSLLLGQNIITGERRTLVMPRNCELRPVTDDMALCHPSLAKNDGRLALMDAEQGWFVRVNHITRYGVDPHLEELTIHPKEPLLFLNIDAKPGSTALIWEHIEDAPGKPCPNPRVVIPRRIVPGVYNGAVNVDIRSFGVRCPPCTEEHPTYGIIGLFHKLPPALAWLWRLVAPRGHANPSIVATEGMSSEGVGSYWPFATGRMVDQANLLLQQILDTPRVKYILIPNQHIGAWKTGFMPQWIAREYLARRGSARFSRDQVRPARCPLLGYALNSIVVEGQTIPSIFLEVDRQREVGPDAYDKGALQLTHFFHQQLERYRGPDLHPLGNRIIECCLDGGSVEDYAKLIPHPMLEGDD; this is translated from the coding sequence ATGGCTAAAGTGGATCTAGGATTCGATGTGCCCCCCGAAGTGCGGGACATCCTCGAGGCGTGCCCGTCATACACCGTGGCGCGCAATCAGCAGGAATTGATCGAACTGTCCGTGCGCGATGCGGTCAACGGAATTCACGAGGTCGCATATGACGTACCCGGGAAGGGACGCGTCGTGGAGGCCTGGGTTTGCCGCGTCAAAAACGGAATCAGCGCGAATTACACCGAACCGTACATGCGGCGCCGCGACCCCGACTGCATGGTGATAGCGGACGAGCGGCCGACGGACAAACCGCGGTTTCGGGAGGAGTTCGGCACCACGTTCGAAAGCCTCAGGCTCGAGACATTTGCGTGGCTGAAAACGCAAGAACTCGCCCTATTCCCCTTCCACGCCGGTGGTCCTCAGACTGGCGCCGACGCGCTTGTGGTCGGGCCGGCGAATGCTGGATTCTTCGCATTCGGCCTGGCAGTGCTGCAGGGAATCCTCGAGTCCGACAAGGTCCCCGAGGGCTTCAACCCGCGCGCGATTATTTATGTGGCGCCGCCGTTCCGACACACGCATTTCAAGGGCAAGCAGATGGTCGTCCATAATCGGCGAAGCCGCATCCATGAGCTCTTCAGCTACAACCTATACCCCGGCCCCAGCGCCAAAAAGGGCATCTATGGCGTGCTTCTCACCCTCGGTGAAAAGGAAAACTGGGTCACCGCTCACTGCTCGACCGTGCAAGTTATTACACCTTACGACAACAAGGTGACGATCATGCACGAGGGCGCAAGCGGCGGCGGCAAGAGTGAGATGCTCGAGCAGGTCCACCGCGAGCGCGATGGCTCGCTCCTCCTCGGCCAGAACATCATCACGGGCGAACGCCGCACTCTCGTCATGCCGCGCAACTGCGAACTCCGCCCCGTCACCGACGACATGGCCCTCTGCCACCCGTCACTCGCCAAAAACGACGGGCGACTGGCCCTGATGGATGCCGAGCAGGGCTGGTTTGTCCGCGTCAACCATATCACGCGATACGGAGTTGATCCTCACCTGGAGGAGCTGACCATCCATCCAAAGGAGCCGCTTCTTTTCCTCAACATCGACGCCAAGCCGGGCAGCACCGCGCTGATCTGGGAGCATATTGAAGACGCGCCCGGCAAGCCGTGCCCGAACCCGCGCGTTGTGATCCCACGGCGGATTGTCCCGGGGGTCTACAATGGCGCGGTCAACGTCGACATTCGCAGCTTCGGCGTACGATGCCCGCCTTGCACGGAGGAGCATCCGACCTACGGCATCATTGGTCTCTTTCACAAACTGCCTCCCGCGCTCGCGTGGCTTTGGCGCCTCGTCGCCCCGCGCGGCCATGCCAATCCGAGCATTGTCGCCACGGAAGGAATGAGCTCAGAGGGCGTCGGCTCCTACTGGCCGTTTGCAACGGGCCGCATGGTGGACCAGGCCAATCTGTTGCTTCAGCAGATCCTCGATACGCCGCGCGTCAAATACATCCTCATCCCCAACCAGCATATCGGCGCCTGGAAGACGGGCTTCATGCCGCAGTGGATTGCCCGCGAGTACCTCGCGCGCCGCGGCAGCGCTCGCTTCTCACGCGATCAGGTCCGCCCCGCGCGATGCCCGCTGCTGGGCTATGCGCTCAATTCCATCGTCGTCGAGGGCCAGACAATTCCGTCGATCTTCCTCGAGGTCGATCGCCAGCGCGAGGTCGGCCCCGATGCGTACGACAAGGGCGCGCTGCAGCTCACCCACTTCTTCCACCAGCAGCTGGAGCGCTACCGCGGACCGGACCTCCATCCTTTGGGCAATCGGATCATCGAGTGCTGTCTGGACGGCGGTTCCGTCGAGGACTACGCGAAACTCATCCCGCACCCGATGCTAGAGGGCGACGACTGA
- a CDS encoding YhcH/YjgK/YiaL family protein, protein MILDRLDRASAYAHLFEGLSDAFVFLMRRGWESFPEGRVELKPSRLYAHIERARGRSRAHAPLEAHRVFADVQYVVEGRDIMGWRDLASCMSPKSPYDKSRDLVFFEDPPLCWFEVPAGYFTLFLPDDAHAPLAGDGPVFKVVVKVRLV, encoded by the coding sequence ATGATTCTCGACCGGCTCGACCGCGCATCGGCCTATGCCCACTTGTTCGAGGGGCTCTCGGACGCCTTTGTTTTTTTAATGCGACGTGGATGGGAATCCTTTCCAGAGGGACGCGTCGAGCTCAAGCCGTCGCGGCTCTACGCGCACATCGAGCGGGCAAGGGGGCGCAGCCGCGCTCACGCGCCGCTGGAGGCGCACCGAGTTTTTGCGGATGTCCAGTATGTTGTGGAGGGCCGGGACATCATGGGCTGGCGAGATCTCGCCTCGTGTATGTCGCCGAAGTCGCCGTATGACAAATCGCGCGACCTCGTGTTTTTCGAGGATCCGCCCTTGTGCTGGTTTGAAGTCCCCGCCGGCTACTTTACCTTGTTTCTGCCGGACGACGCGCACGCGCCGCTGGCCGGCGACGGCCCCGTCTTCAAGGTCGTCGTCAAAGTTCGACTCGTTTGA